In Variovorax paradoxus, a single genomic region encodes these proteins:
- a CDS encoding recombinase family protein, which produces MLIGYMRVSSDTDRQSTNLQRDALLAAGIDPRHLFEDHASGAKDDRAGLAQALEFVRPSDVLVVWKLDRLGRSLSHLLGIVTSLKDKRVAFRSLTENLDTTTPSGEFLFQVFGALAQYERALIQERVVAGLTAARKRGRIGGRPPAIVGEKLDAIIAALDGGMSKAAVCRNFNVKRTTLIETLARVGWPAPSQPGA; this is translated from the coding sequence ATGTTGATTGGCTACATGCGCGTGTCGTCTGACACCGACCGACAGAGCACGAACTTGCAGCGCGATGCACTGCTCGCCGCCGGCATCGATCCGCGTCACCTGTTCGAGGATCACGCCTCAGGCGCGAAGGATGACCGCGCCGGCCTGGCGCAGGCGCTGGAATTCGTCCGGCCCAGTGACGTGCTGGTCGTGTGGAAGCTCGACCGGCTCGGCCGCTCGCTGTCGCATCTGCTTGGCATCGTGACCTCACTCAAGGATAAGCGGGTGGCGTTCCGCTCGCTGACGGAGAACCTGGACACCACGACGCCATCGGGCGAGTTCCTATTTCAGGTGTTCGGCGCACTCGCGCAATATGAGCGCGCCTTGATCCAGGAGCGCGTCGTCGCGGGGCTGACCGCCGCGCGCAAACGCGGTCGGATCGGCGGCCGACCACCTGCCATCGTTGGCGAGAAACTGGACGCCATCATTGCCGCGCTCGATGGCGGCATGTCCAAGGCGGCGGTGTGCCGTAACTTCAATGTCAAGCGCACCACCTTGATCGAAACGCTGGCGCGGGTCGGCTGGCCCGCACCATCGCAACCAGGAGCGTAG
- a CDS encoding Tn3 family transposase, translated as MADGNAEDQWLLAPAERELVMTKNRATRLGFAILLTFFRERGRFPRDETEVEAQGIAALAKQLDAPAPIDGEAFLTGRTAERLRGEIRARFGFREATVADAELLTEWLRDHVAGEVGGDIEPMIERLEGRCRELAIEPPTPDRMERIARSALRAHEDRFHNGVHERLPPATRERLDALLRPEKSGHGESAVEDAQGEAAGSAPAVLLKLRGSPGRPSLASMQDELAKLELIRGIDLPADLFDQASPRDLERCRQRVSVEVPRDLRRHPDAARLTWLAAFVYLRARSLTDDLVDLLIETIHQIGARAERKVERELLEDLKRVSGKQNLLFNLADATLAQPDGVVRDVVFPVVGEQTLRDLVKEWKATGPTYRITLRTVIRNSYQGHYRRMVPTLLAALEFRSNNDRHRPVMDALDLVKRFADTKVHVFPADVDVPLDGVVRGLWREAVMEKDAAGRDRVNRVTYEIAVLEALRERLRCKEIWVVGANRYRNPDDDLPTNFEQNREDYYRALSLPLDAERFIADLQAEMREALSTFDAGLKKNPFVRLSSKGGGWITLTPLDAQPDPPNLTALKAELNAIWPMTSLLDMVKETDLRLSFTDALKSPTSYETMDRSVLQPRLLLCLHGLGTNAGLQRMAGLDSGTTARDLAYVRRRYISVDAMRRAIAIVADGTLHARNPVIWGSGTTACASDSKHFGAWDQNLTTQWHVRYGGRGIMIYWHVERSSLCIHSQLKSPSSSEVASMIEGVIHHCTEMEVDRQYVDSHGQSTVAFAFCRLLGFQLLPRLKAIHSQKLYRPETGKADAYANLQQILTKPIDWDSVRQQYDQMVKYATALRLGTAETEAILRRFTKKNVQHPTYKAFAELGKAIKTIFLCRYLHDEALRREINEGLNVVEQWNGATDFVFFARRGEMASNRREDHEVSMLALHLIQNCMVYINTLMIQKVLALPHWQGRFTPRDYAALTPLIWEHVNPYGRFDLDMNTRLDLP; from the coding sequence ATGGCGGACGGCAACGCGGAAGATCAGTGGCTGTTGGCACCGGCCGAACGCGAGCTGGTGATGACCAAGAACCGAGCGACCCGGCTGGGCTTTGCCATCCTGCTGACCTTCTTCCGCGAGCGCGGCCGTTTCCCGCGCGACGAAACCGAAGTCGAGGCACAGGGCATAGCCGCGCTCGCCAAACAATTAGACGCACCCGCGCCCATTGACGGCGAAGCCTTCCTCACGGGCCGCACTGCCGAGCGGTTGCGCGGCGAAATCCGTGCGCGTTTCGGCTTCCGCGAAGCGACGGTGGCCGACGCTGAGCTGCTGACGGAGTGGCTGCGCGATCATGTTGCCGGAGAAGTCGGCGGTGACATCGAGCCGATGATCGAACGGCTGGAAGGACGTTGCCGCGAACTCGCCATTGAACCTCCGACACCAGACCGGATGGAGCGCATCGCGCGTAGCGCGTTGCGTGCCCACGAAGACCGCTTTCATAACGGAGTCCATGAGCGGCTGCCGCCCGCAACCCGCGAACGCCTGGATGCCTTGCTGCGCCCCGAAAAATCGGGCCACGGGGAGAGCGCCGTTGAAGATGCTCAAGGCGAAGCCGCAGGCAGCGCGCCGGCCGTTCTGCTGAAACTGCGCGGCAGTCCCGGCCGCCCAAGTCTTGCCAGCATGCAGGACGAGTTGGCGAAGCTGGAACTGATCCGGGGCATCGACCTTCCCGCCGATCTATTCGACCAAGCTTCGCCGCGCGATCTGGAGCGCTGTCGCCAGCGTGTGTCGGTCGAGGTTCCCCGCGATCTGCGCCGGCATCCCGATGCCGCGCGCCTCACTTGGCTGGCCGCTTTCGTCTACCTGCGCGCCCGCAGCCTGACCGATGACCTGGTGGACTTGTTGATCGAAACCATCCACCAGATCGGCGCGCGTGCCGAGCGCAAGGTCGAGCGCGAACTGCTGGAAGATCTCAAGCGCGTGTCCGGCAAGCAGAACCTGCTGTTCAACCTGGCCGACGCTACGTTGGCCCAGCCGGATGGCGTGGTGCGCGACGTGGTGTTTCCGGTGGTCGGCGAGCAGACGCTGCGCGATCTGGTCAAGGAGTGGAAGGCCACCGGCCCGACCTATCGCATCACGCTGCGCACGGTGATCCGCAATTCGTACCAGGGGCACTACCGGCGCATGGTGCCGACCTTGCTGGCCGCGCTGGAATTCCGTTCCAACAACGACCGCCACCGCCCGGTGATGGATGCACTCGACTTGGTGAAGCGCTTTGCCGACACCAAGGTGCACGTTTTCCCGGCTGACGTGGATGTGCCGCTCGATGGCGTGGTACGCGGCCTATGGCGCGAAGCCGTGATGGAGAAGGACGCCGCCGGCCGGGATCGCGTCAACCGCGTCACCTATGAAATCGCGGTGCTGGAAGCGCTGCGCGAGCGGCTGCGCTGCAAGGAAATCTGGGTGGTCGGCGCAAACCGCTACCGCAACCCCGACGACGATCTGCCGACCAACTTCGAGCAAAACCGCGAGGACTACTACCGGGCGCTGAGTCTGCCGCTCGATGCGGAGCGTTTCATCGCCGACTTGCAAGCCGAGATGCGCGAGGCGCTGTCCACCTTCGACGCCGGCTTGAAGAAGAACCCATTCGTCCGGCTGAGCAGCAAGGGCGGTGGCTGGATCACGCTGACGCCACTTGATGCGCAACCCGATCCGCCCAATCTGACTGCGCTCAAGGCCGAACTCAACGCCATCTGGCCGATGACCAGCCTGCTCGATATGGTCAAGGAAACCGATCTACGGCTGAGCTTCACCGATGCCCTGAAAAGCCCGACCTCCTACGAGACGATGGATCGCTCGGTGTTGCAGCCGCGCCTGCTGCTGTGTCTGCACGGCCTGGGCACCAATGCCGGCTTGCAGCGCATGGCCGGACTGGATTCCGGCACCACGGCACGCGACTTGGCTTATGTGCGCCGCCGTTACATCAGCGTGGACGCGATGCGTCGCGCGATTGCCATCGTCGCAGACGGCACACTGCATGCCCGCAACCCAGTGATCTGGGGTAGCGGCACCACCGCCTGCGCGTCGGACTCCAAACACTTCGGCGCATGGGATCAGAACCTCACCACGCAATGGCACGTCCGCTACGGCGGGCGCGGTATCATGATCTACTGGCACGTCGAGCGCAGCTCGCTGTGCATCCATTCGCAGCTCAAGTCGCCGTCGTCGTCGGAAGTGGCGTCAATGATCGAGGGCGTGATCCACCATTGCACCGAGATGGAGGTGGATCGGCAGTATGTCGATTCGCACGGCCAGAGCACGGTCGCGTTCGCCTTCTGCCGACTGCTCGGCTTCCAGTTGCTGCCCCGGTTGAAGGCGATCCACTCACAGAAGCTGTACCGGCCGGAAACCGGCAAGGCCGATGCCTACGCCAACCTGCAACAGATTCTGACCAAGCCCATCGACTGGGACTCGGTGCGGCAACAGTACGACCAGATGGTCAAGTACGCCACCGCGCTACGCCTAGGGACGGCGGAAACCGAAGCCATTCTACGACGCTTCACCAAGAAGAACGTACAGCATCCGACCTACAAGGCGTTCGCTGAGTTGGGTAAAGCGATCAAGACCATTTTCCTGTGCCGCTACCTGCACGACGAGGCGCTGCGCCGGGAAATCAACGAGGGGCTGAACGTGGTCGAGCAGTGGAACGGCGCGACAGACTTCGTATTCTTCGCCCGCCGTGGCGAGATGGCGAGCAACCGCCGCGAGGATCACGAAGTCAGCATGCTCGCGCTGCACCTGATCCAGAACTGCATGGTCTATATCAACACGCTGATGATCCAGAAGGTCTTGGCCCTGCCGCACTGGCAAGGCAGGTTCACGCCGCGCGACTACGCCGCCCTGACGCCGCTGATATGGGAACACGTCAACCCATATGGGCGGTTCGACCTGGACATGAATACCCGGCTTGATCTGCCGTGA
- a CDS encoding TSUP family transporter produces the protein MSGAQVALFIAFVVVATLAQGLTGFAFVLVLLGLAGLFQLAPVTDLANVATTLAVLGAAAMLRTSLRHVDRTAYLEAVAGSAPGVLAGVMLLKWLSANVMTVLGVTLGVTIFACAITMLRPGNVLPVRSSGIWFGGFGLLSGLLGGLFSAGGPPLVYHFYRQPMPMEALRATLVAALTTMSAMRIVVVLATGQFSLVAVKMILLAAPAVLGTSWLLRRYPPRWRRETVLRTVCVLLLATGVSIVASALLGR, from the coding sequence ATGAGCGGCGCCCAGGTCGCACTGTTCATCGCTTTCGTGGTGGTCGCGACCCTGGCGCAGGGGCTGACAGGCTTCGCGTTCGTGCTGGTACTGCTTGGGCTCGCCGGACTCTTCCAGCTTGCGCCCGTGACGGACCTGGCGAACGTGGCAACCACGCTGGCCGTGCTGGGCGCGGCGGCAATGCTGCGCACCTCGCTGAGACACGTCGACCGTACTGCCTATCTCGAGGCGGTGGCTGGATCCGCGCCGGGGGTTCTCGCGGGTGTGATGTTGCTAAAGTGGCTGAGCGCAAACGTCATGACCGTGTTGGGCGTGACGCTTGGCGTGACCATCTTCGCGTGCGCGATCACCATGTTGCGGCCGGGAAACGTGCTGCCAGTACGGTCCAGCGGCATCTGGTTCGGCGGCTTCGGCCTGCTCTCGGGACTGCTGGGCGGCCTGTTTTCGGCCGGCGGCCCCCCGCTTGTGTACCACTTCTACCGACAGCCCATGCCAATGGAAGCACTGCGGGCCACCTTGGTCGCCGCGCTGACCACGATGAGCGCGATGCGGATTGTCGTCGTCCTGGCAACGGGACAGTTCAGCCTGGTTGCGGTGAAGATGATCCTGCTCGCCGCCCCTGCGGTGCTGGGGACATCTTGGCTGCTGCGACGCTATCCCCCCCGCTGGCGACGCGAGACGGTGCTCAGGACCGTCTGTGTGTTGCTTCTCGCCACCGGCGTCAGCATCGTCGCCTCAGCCCTGCTGGGACGCTGA
- a CDS encoding nuclear transport factor 2 family protein — MSYENLVDAFEVQQFIQRTASLLNAEKLSEWVQQFDAAGTYEVTAYSTELGKELAWWKQELPLLQKTISEVPRHVRDPARRLHVLGPPLVSVTGDEARGETAFSVFRTLPTGETSLFAVGRYLDELVRVGSGWRFSVHRVQLETRVLDAFTHLPL, encoded by the coding sequence GTGAGCTATGAAAACCTAGTGGACGCCTTTGAGGTCCAGCAGTTCATTCAACGCACTGCCTCACTTCTGAACGCCGAGAAGCTTTCAGAATGGGTCCAGCAGTTCGATGCCGCCGGCACGTACGAGGTCACCGCCTACAGCACCGAGCTAGGCAAGGAACTGGCCTGGTGGAAGCAGGAGCTGCCGCTGTTGCAAAAGACCATCTCGGAGGTGCCGAGACACGTGCGAGATCCAGCAAGACGCCTGCATGTTCTTGGACCGCCGCTGGTGAGCGTGACGGGTGACGAGGCGCGTGGAGAAACCGCGTTCTCGGTGTTTCGCACCTTGCCCACGGGGGAGACCAGTCTCTTCGCGGTCGGCCGCTACCTGGACGAGCTGGTCCGGGTCGGGAGCGGCTGGCGCTTCAGCGTCCATCGGGTGCAACTGGAGACACGCGTTCTCGATGCATTTACGCATCTGCCGCTCTAA
- a CDS encoding aromatic ring-hydroxylating oxygenase subunit alpha yields the protein MQNPGHLPPALPPSHYLDNRIFTDPSIFREEQERLFSKVWQFVCHESELPNSGDFRTTQVAGKPLIVVRDESGSIRSFFNVCRHRAAEVVRSESGNVRSFTCFYHHWNYGLDGSLRVVSKPEGYERACLDKAALGLVPVRTESVLGLVFTCLDPDAPALQEYLGDILQPLQGPLGSVPMQVIHFHKAVVKANWKLWQDNNSERYHSMLHTINRSTQPWVLGKSSPMKLRLFPNGHSGYWSDGEAAVAYERGGYTNVTGGTLPGMRDNEMRVVNFFPDLMVNIRSNVVRIDRMSPIDEQHTMIEWRGLGVADDDAETRELRLRHHNMFWGPAGRNLPEDLIAVESQYRSMRADAVRYSILAREEDLNPTDDANLRAYYQEWGRLMGRSASAPFARDAQEVTS from the coding sequence ATGCAGAACCCTGGCCACTTGCCTCCGGCATTGCCGCCCAGCCACTATCTGGACAACCGGATTTTCACCGATCCATCCATCTTCCGGGAGGAACAGGAACGCCTGTTCTCCAAGGTGTGGCAGTTTGTCTGCCATGAGAGCGAGCTGCCGAACAGCGGTGACTTCCGCACCACGCAGGTCGCGGGAAAGCCGCTCATCGTGGTCCGCGACGAAAGCGGCAGCATCCGGTCCTTCTTCAACGTTTGCCGGCACCGCGCGGCGGAGGTGGTGCGCTCAGAGTCAGGCAACGTGCGCTCGTTCACCTGCTTCTACCACCACTGGAACTACGGCTTGGACGGAAGCCTGCGGGTGGTCTCCAAGCCGGAAGGATACGAGCGCGCCTGTCTAGACAAGGCTGCGCTCGGCCTGGTTCCGGTGAGGACCGAGTCCGTGCTCGGGCTCGTCTTCACCTGCCTGGATCCGGACGCGCCTGCGTTGCAGGAATATCTCGGAGATATCCTCCAACCCTTGCAGGGTCCACTCGGCTCTGTGCCGATGCAAGTCATCCACTTTCACAAGGCCGTGGTCAAGGCGAACTGGAAGCTGTGGCAGGACAATAACAGCGAGCGGTATCACAGTATGCTGCACACGATCAACCGATCCACGCAGCCTTGGGTGTTGGGCAAGAGCAGCCCGATGAAGCTCAGGCTATTTCCCAATGGCCACAGTGGCTACTGGTCTGACGGCGAGGCAGCCGTCGCGTACGAGCGCGGTGGCTATACCAACGTGACCGGCGGTACGTTGCCGGGCATGCGCGACAACGAAATGCGGGTGGTCAACTTCTTCCCCGATCTGATGGTGAATATTCGTTCCAACGTGGTGCGAATTGACCGCATGAGCCCCATCGACGAGCAGCACACAATGATCGAATGGCGGGGGCTCGGTGTCGCCGACGACGACGCTGAGACGCGGGAACTCAGGCTGCGGCACCACAACATGTTCTGGGGTCCGGCGGGCCGCAACCTGCCCGAAGACCTGATTGCGGTGGAATCGCAGTACCGGTCCATGCGCGCCGACGCAGTCCGCTACAGCATCCTCGCACGCGAAGAAGACCTCAATCCGACCGACGACGCGAACCTTCGAGCCTATTATCAAGAGTGGGGCCGATTGATGGGGCGCAGCGCCTCTGCTCCATTCGCTCGGGACGCGCAGGAGGTGACGTCGTGA
- a CDS encoding Bug family tripartite tricarboxylate transporter substrate binding protein: MPKIFTLICVASAALASPLAFGQSWTPSKPVRIVVPASGGTVDLVARAVIPGLQQALGQSVIADAKPGASGNIAATLVAKSPGDGHTILTGFNPLVISTFLSKNLQYDLQKDLKPITLGVTSEQVLVVNSEVSVSTLAEFVALAKKSDGNMNFGSIGAGSASHLTMELFKSRAGIELKHVPYKGAAPAITDLLGKVTHAGVFAAANVIPYVKDGRLKALAVTGSKRLKALPNVPSMAEAGFPNFSATIWIGFLAPASTPDPVVRDMQQQFARALTSPEVQKRMEANEFDVVANSPEEFAKFLKREAEIWGSVAKRASLVAE, encoded by the coding sequence ATGCCTAAAATATTCACGCTGATTTGCGTTGCTTCGGCCGCTCTGGCTTCTCCTCTTGCCTTCGGGCAATCCTGGACACCGAGCAAGCCCGTGCGCATTGTGGTCCCGGCATCGGGGGGAACGGTTGATCTCGTCGCGCGTGCCGTGATCCCGGGGTTGCAGCAGGCCCTCGGTCAGTCGGTGATTGCCGATGCGAAACCGGGCGCGTCGGGCAACATTGCCGCTACCCTAGTTGCGAAGTCGCCGGGTGACGGTCACACCATCCTCACCGGTTTCAATCCGCTCGTCATCAGTACGTTCCTCTCGAAGAACCTGCAATACGATCTGCAGAAGGATCTGAAGCCGATCACGCTGGGTGTCACTTCCGAGCAGGTGTTGGTGGTCAACTCTGAAGTCTCAGTGTCCACCTTGGCTGAGTTCGTGGCCCTGGCGAAGAAGTCCGATGGGAATATGAACTTCGGATCCATCGGCGCCGGCAGCGCGTCGCACCTCACGATGGAGCTGTTCAAGTCCCGTGCGGGCATCGAGCTCAAGCACGTCCCCTACAAGGGGGCTGCGCCCGCCATCACCGATCTCCTCGGCAAGGTGACCCACGCAGGGGTATTCGCGGCGGCAAACGTCATTCCATACGTCAAGGACGGCCGGCTGAAAGCGCTCGCGGTTACCGGCAGCAAGCGGCTGAAGGCGCTTCCCAATGTCCCTTCCATGGCGGAGGCAGGCTTCCCGAATTTCAGTGCCACCATCTGGATCGGTTTCCTTGCTCCGGCCAGCACGCCGGACCCGGTGGTACGCGACATGCAGCAGCAGTTCGCGCGGGCGCTCACGAGTCCCGAAGTCCAGAAAAGGATGGAAGCCAATGAGTTCGACGTTGTTGCAAACTCACCGGAGGAATTTGCGAAATTCCTGAAGCGGGAAGCTGAAATTTGGGGCAGCGTCGCCAAGCGGGCGAGCCTCGTCGCCGAGTAG
- a CDS encoding IclR family transcriptional regulator: MAELYSKSQPTTSQILSDSSVRSVERAIEVLFSFTQQEPVLDIPALQQRTGLSRPTLYRLLRTLETRGLIYSFGNPLRFQLGARTGLLASTWTPAPPLVTLAAGPLEQLWRSTQQTVALMMPVSATHRMCVFERKSPQALSFSRGVGYTEPLHNGAGGKVILAHLTPDQRRQSLSQLSRHARDLIARDLQTVLQDGVLVTHAEVMAGTVAVASPVLTKSGQPVAAVCVFGAEMRLRGAALHSSRSQTANAACDISTRL, translated from the coding sequence ATGGCAGAGCTCTATTCGAAGTCGCAACCCACCACAAGCCAGATCTTGAGTGACAGCTCGGTGCGTTCCGTGGAACGCGCCATCGAAGTGCTCTTCAGTTTCACACAGCAGGAGCCGGTTCTCGATATTCCGGCGCTGCAGCAGCGCACCGGGCTGTCCCGACCCACTCTCTACCGACTGTTGCGAACACTGGAAACCAGGGGACTGATCTACTCGTTCGGGAACCCGCTACGTTTCCAGCTGGGCGCCCGCACCGGCTTGCTCGCGAGCACGTGGACGCCTGCGCCTCCACTGGTCACTCTGGCTGCCGGCCCGCTAGAACAGCTTTGGCGTAGCACCCAGCAAACCGTCGCGCTCATGATGCCCGTCTCCGCTACCCATCGCATGTGCGTCTTCGAGCGGAAGAGCCCTCAGGCCCTCTCGTTCAGCCGCGGAGTGGGTTATACCGAGCCGCTGCACAACGGTGCCGGCGGAAAGGTCATACTGGCGCACTTGACGCCGGACCAGCGGCGGCAGTCGCTTAGTCAGCTCAGTAGACATGCACGCGACCTGATCGCCCGTGACCTCCAGACCGTGCTCCAGGACGGTGTGCTCGTGACGCACGCCGAAGTGATGGCGGGGACGGTGGCCGTCGCCTCGCCGGTGCTGACAAAAAGCGGCCAGCCGGTGGCGGCAGTCTGCGTGTTCGGGGCGGAGATGCGGCTGCGCGGCGCCGCACTGCACTCCTCTCGCAGCCAGACCGCCAATGCGGCGTGCGACATCTCAACGCGACTCTGA
- a CDS encoding PDR/VanB family oxidoreductase, with protein MNAQMLQVRVARKIPLALDIALFELVSTDGRALPPFSAGSHVDVLLPSGVTRQYSLCNDPEESHRYQIAVLKDPRGRGGSRAMHELVREGDVITISAPRNHFPLTPGAEETLLIAGGIGITPLLCMAERLYVLKQPFTLHYCSRSVERTAFRERIQQAGYAAHVQLHLDDGPQQQKLGLPALLRTPRRGVHIYTCGPKGFMDAVLSNARSSGWPQDQLHYEFFSAAPQKLATDGSFEVKLASSGRTIRVAADASVTSALAAAGILVPTSCEQGVCGTCLTRVLEGEPDHRDMYLTPQEQAANDQFLPCCSRSRSACLVLDL; from the coding sequence ATGAATGCGCAAATGCTGCAAGTGCGCGTGGCGCGCAAGATTCCCCTTGCGCTGGACATTGCCTTGTTCGAACTGGTGAGCACCGACGGCAGGGCACTGCCTCCGTTCTCTGCGGGCTCGCACGTGGACGTTCTGTTGCCCTCTGGTGTCACGCGCCAGTACTCGCTGTGCAACGATCCTGAGGAGTCGCACCGCTACCAGATTGCCGTGCTCAAGGACCCGCGGGGCAGGGGAGGATCGCGCGCGATGCACGAGCTCGTGCGCGAAGGTGATGTGATCACCATCAGCGCACCGCGGAACCATTTCCCACTCACTCCGGGTGCCGAGGAGACCTTGCTGATCGCCGGCGGCATCGGCATCACGCCCTTGCTGTGCATGGCCGAGCGGCTGTACGTGCTCAAGCAGCCTTTCACCCTGCATTACTGTTCGCGTTCGGTGGAACGCACAGCGTTCCGGGAGCGCATCCAGCAGGCGGGCTATGCAGCGCACGTGCAGTTGCACCTTGACGACGGCCCGCAGCAGCAGAAGCTCGGCTTGCCCGCGCTGCTGCGCACGCCACGGCGCGGAGTCCACATCTACACCTGCGGTCCCAAGGGTTTTATGGACGCTGTGCTGTCCAATGCGCGCAGCAGCGGCTGGCCGCAGGACCAGCTTCACTACGAATTCTTCAGCGCCGCGCCGCAGAAGCTGGCCACCGACGGAAGCTTCGAGGTTAAGCTAGCCAGCTCCGGTCGAACCATCCGCGTTGCGGCCGATGCCTCGGTGACCTCGGCGCTTGCGGCCGCAGGTATCCTGGTGCCGACCTCTTGCGAGCAAGGCGTGTGTGGGACCTGCCTCACACGCGTGCTCGAAGGAGAGCCCGACCATCGGGACATGTACCTGACGCCGCAGGAGCAGGCCGCGAACGACCAGTTCCTGCCTTGCTGTTCCCGCTCCAGGTCAGCTTGCCTTGTTCTGGATCTTTAA
- a CDS encoding MarR family winged helix-turn-helix transcriptional regulator: protein MRNSPRVPLENRISYRCLSVASRITRHLAPRWKSEFGLTVTSWRVMAVIGRYEPLSAMQVAERTSTDAFFVGRAIDKLVEQGYLKKGVDPDDRRRLRLSLTATGRKVHRQVEDMINLVEADLLAGIPADHLSTFFATMSLLESRAGRLGGCDP, encoded by the coding sequence ATGCGCAACTCTCCCCGTGTGCCCCTTGAAAACAGAATCTCTTACCGCTGCCTGTCGGTGGCATCGCGCATCACACGCCATCTCGCCCCGCGGTGGAAGAGCGAGTTCGGCCTGACGGTGACCAGCTGGCGTGTCATGGCCGTCATCGGACGCTACGAGCCGCTGTCGGCGATGCAGGTCGCCGAGCGCACCAGCACCGATGCCTTCTTCGTCGGCCGGGCGATCGACAAGCTGGTCGAACAGGGATACCTCAAGAAGGGCGTGGACCCCGACGATCGCCGGCGCTTGCGACTGAGCCTCACGGCCACCGGCAGGAAAGTCCACCGGCAGGTGGAGGACATGATCAACCTGGTGGAAGCCGACCTGCTCGCCGGGATTCCCGCCGATCATCTGAGTACTTTCTTCGCCACCATGTCCCTGCTGGAAAGCCGAGCCGGCAGGCTTGGCGGCTGCGATCCGTAG
- a CDS encoding Bug family tripartite tricarboxylate transporter substrate binding protein yields the protein MNVLVKFRRPLALTAAVVATAFAFAAQAQPRDAAWPSKPIRFVIPFAAGGSIDVVARLMGRHLEGRLGQNVVVENRPGAGGTVGADSVARAAADGHTFLFTAQGPLVLNPFLMKRLPYNAETAFAPVTLVAEAPNLLVTNQAFPVANFSDLLAFAKSNPDKMTFGTQGVGTTGHVTGELINQLTGLGLTHVAYQGFPPALTDVLAGRVGMMIGDTINLVPRIRSGQLRPIAIASARRSTVLPQVPTFAEAGHPEIVSGPWFAVLAPAGTGIEIRRKLSDEMRQILNQGEVQEKLKELGVESRGMTPEEFDTYLKAEYKRWGGVIRKAGITLDK from the coding sequence GTGAATGTTCTCGTGAAGTTCCGCCGACCCCTCGCGCTGACTGCCGCTGTAGTGGCCACCGCCTTTGCGTTCGCCGCGCAGGCGCAGCCCAGGGATGCTGCATGGCCCTCCAAGCCGATCCGCTTCGTGATCCCGTTTGCCGCAGGCGGCTCAATCGACGTAGTGGCCCGTCTGATGGGCCGGCACCTGGAAGGACGGCTCGGTCAAAACGTCGTGGTGGAGAACCGCCCCGGCGCAGGCGGAACCGTCGGTGCGGACTCGGTAGCGCGGGCCGCGGCCGACGGGCACACCTTCCTGTTTACGGCGCAGGGGCCACTGGTGCTCAATCCGTTCCTGATGAAGCGCTTGCCTTACAACGCCGAAACTGCGTTCGCGCCGGTCACCCTCGTGGCCGAGGCACCGAACCTTTTGGTGACCAACCAAGCGTTTCCGGTGGCTAATTTTTCCGACTTGCTTGCTTTTGCCAAGTCAAACCCGGACAAGATGACCTTTGGCACGCAAGGAGTGGGCACCACCGGGCATGTCACCGGCGAACTGATCAACCAGCTGACTGGGCTTGGTCTCACTCACGTTGCCTATCAGGGGTTTCCTCCCGCCCTGACGGACGTTCTGGCCGGGCGGGTCGGCATGATGATCGGGGACACGATCAACCTCGTGCCGCGCATCCGATCCGGCCAGCTGCGGCCCATCGCCATCGCGTCTGCCCGACGCAGCACCGTGCTGCCGCAGGTGCCGACCTTCGCCGAGGCGGGTCACCCTGAAATCGTCTCGGGCCCATGGTTCGCGGTGCTGGCACCCGCAGGTACCGGCATCGAGATCCGCCGCAAGCTCTCCGATGAGATGCGCCAGATCCTGAATCAGGGTGAGGTCCAGGAGAAGTTGAAGGAACTCGGCGTGGAAAGCCGAGGGATGACTCCGGAGGAGTTCGATACCTACCTGAAGGCCGAGTACAAGCGCTGGGGCGGCGTGATTCGCAAGGCGGGGATCACTCTCGACAAGTGA